The genome window TCTTGCTCTTTTATATCGCCTTTAAGCAATACGTAATGTAATTGGCCGTCAATTGTGTCTTTGTAAGTAACTAAATCAAATTCACCGTGAATAGTTGGTAACTTACATTTTGCAACTTGCTCAATTGTTGTTTCATTTAAGTTACGGTATTCGATTAAATCAGCAATAGTACCAATTTTAATATCATGCTCTTTCGCAAAAACTTCTAAATCAGGGCGACGCGCCATGGTGCCATCGGCATTAAGTATTTCAACAATAACAGATGATGCTTCAAGCCCAGCTAAACGCGCTAAATCACAGCCAGCTTCAGTATGTCCTGCGCGAGTTAATACGCCGCCAGGTTGTGCCATAATTGGAAAAATATGACCAGGCTGCACGATATCACTTGGTACTGCGCCTTTCGCTATAGCCGCTTGCACTGTACGCGCTCTATCTGCTGCTGAAATACCTGTAGTAACACCCTTTGATGCTTCTATCGACATTGTAAAGTTAGTCGAAAATGCAGCACCATTATTTTTAACCATTAAAGGTAAATCAAGTTGCTCACAACGCTCTTGCGTCATAGTTAAACAAATTAAACCACGGCCATGAGTCGCCATAAAATTAATAGCTTGTGCACTAATATGCTCTGCGGCAATAATTAAATCGCCTTCATTCTCTCTATCTTCATCATCCATTAAAATAACCATTTTACCGGCTTTAATATCGTCGATGATTTCTTGTGCGCTGTGTAAATTCATAAATTTGCTCGTATAAGTTATCAGTTTCGTTATTTAATAAAACCCGCTTTAGCGAGTAAGCTCATCGAAATATCAGAGCCTGTTGGTTGCTCTGCACCTTTTATAAGGCGCTCTAAATAACGTGCAATTTGATCGACTTCTAAATTAACTTGAGTGCCTACTTTAAAGTGAGCAATTGTGGTTTGCTCACTCGTATGTGGGACAATTGTTAATTTGAATTTATTACCTTCTACAGCGTTTACTGTCAGGCTTATACCATCAATACATACCGAACCTTTGTACGGGATGTATTTCATTAAATTTTCTTCGGTTGTAAGCCAATACTCTGTTGCTCGAGCGTTTGCTGTAATGCTTGTAATAGTTGCTATGCCATCAACATGGCCAGATACTAAATGACCACCTAAACGTGAAACCGGCTGCATAGCTTTTTCAAGGTTGACTGTTTGACCCAAAACATAATGAGCAAAACCGGTTAAACCAATCGTCTCGTTAGATAAATCAGCACTAAAACCGTCAATATGTTTATCAACTACGGTTAAGCAAACGCCATTGGTTGCAATGCTGTCGCCTAGCTTTACGTCTTCCATATCAAGGTCAGCACTTTGGATACGAATGGCTAAGTCGCCTTGTTTTTTTTGTAATAAAGCAATTTTGCCTGTGGCTTCTATTATCCCAGTAAACATAGCGCTACTCTTTTTATTAAGTGATTTTAATGAGTTTTTAACGCGGTGATACGTAAATCGTCACCAATGCGCGCACATTCATTAAATGTTAAATCAACGGTGTTTTGCATACTCGTCAATTCAGGAAAATTAACTAAACTTTTTGCATCATGGCCCATTAATTTAGGCGCCAAATAAAAAACAAACTCGTCAACTAAATCAAGCTCTGTCATTTTACCAGCAAGTGTTGCTCCGCTCTCAAGCCAAACATTATTAAACTGCAGTTGCCCAAGCTTTTCTAAAACAGCCTGTAAATCAACTTTGCCGTTACTTTCACTTACTTCAATATGCTTTACAAAATGCGGCCATTGCAGTGATTTATCAACCTTAGTCGTAAATATTATTACATCACCTTGGATTTTAAATAAAGCAAGGTTGGGCGTTAAACGATTCTGTGAATCAATTATAACACGCACGGGCTGGCGAAGCGGTAAATCGGTAGGTAGCGTGCAAGGCAACTCGCTTAGTCGCACATTAAGTTTAGCATCGTCTACTAACACGGTATCGGCACCGGTTAAAATAGCGCAGCTTTGCGCTCGGTATAATTGTACGTCTTGGCGAGCAGCGGGACTTGTGATCCACTTACTTTGCCCATTTTTAAGCGCTGTTTTACCATCTATGCTTGCTGCCATTTTACAGGTCACATAAGGTAAGCCTTGTTCCATTCGCTTAAAAAAGCCAACGTTAAGTGCGCGAGCTTGTGATTCAAGTAATCCATAAGCAACTTCAATACCGGCATCGCTCAGTATTTTAAGGCCTTTGCCTGCAACTTGTGGGTTTGTATCAACCATAGCGGCAATTACTTTTACAACGCCCGCCTTTTTTAAGCCTTCAGCACACGGTGGCGTACGCCCATAATGACTACACGGTTCAAGCGTTACATAAGCCGTTGCACCTTGTGCACTATTACCAGCTATTGCCAGTGCATTTACTTCAGCATGGCCTTGACCTGCTAATTGATGAAAACCCTCACCAATTATTTGATTATTTTTAACTAATACACAGCCAACATTAGGGTTAGGCGTGGTAGTAAACCGGCCTTTTTTGGCAAGTTCTATGGCGCGTGCCATATACATTTCATCATGTTCTGTAAAAGGAACTTGGTTAAGCATTTATTATACCAATTGCGTTAAATAAGTGGTCTATTATAGCGCTAAGAAAATAGCGCAATAACAAGGCGAAAATTATGACATATAGTTGTTCTATATGAATAATTTTTAACGCAGTGAGTGCGCTATTTAATGCGATAGAATGATCATGTTTTTAATAAAATTGGTATTACTCCCCTAAGCGGGCAATTTCTTCGCCAAATTCGCGTATATCTTCAAACGAGCGATAAACAGAGGCAAATCTTACGTACGCTACTTTATCGAGCTTTTTGAGGGCTTCCATAATGCATTCACCCACCAAATGGCTTGAAATTTCTCGCTCACCCGTTGCGCGTAGTTGCGATTTTATTATATTCACTACTTCGTCTACTTGCTCTGTGCTCACTGGGCGTTTTTCGAGTGCGCGATTTAAGCCATTTAATAATTTATCTTCGTTAAATGGTTCGCGGCTGCCGTCTTGTTTAATAACACGAGGCATAACCAGTTCAGCGCCTTCAAATGTAGTAAAGCGCTCGTGGCAGTCGTTACACTCACGACGCCTGCGAACTTGATGGCCTCCGCCAACAAGGCGTGAGTCAATAACTTTAGTATCTTTTGCGGTACAAAATGGACAATGCATAGCTCGGTACTTCCGTTTTAAAACAAAAAAGACCGCTAAATAGCGGTCTTTTATCTTAGCAAAAAAATAGGGCCTGTTGACCTTTCAGGATTAAATTTGTTCTATCTAGGGGTGATTTAATCGCGGCTCGAGATTTGTAACCTAGTGGGCTAAGTAAAAATCGAGCAACAAAGAGTAAATCGCCCCTAGAACGAACCCGAGGGCAGTGCATGTTTGGCATTTATGCTGCGTTATCGCCTATTTGTGTGGAGTAACCACACTACATAGACTCTGCCTTGCTTAAAAGCCAAACATACTACTGCAAATTAAACCTCGAAAGATAAACAGGCCCCTAGCTTATGTGCTCTAAATTACTGCCGCTTATGCAATTAAGCGTAAACAGGTAATTTTGCACAAATTGCTTTTACTTTTTCTTTAACTTGCACCTGTACAGATTCATCAGTGATGTTATCTAGTACGTCACAAATCCAGCCAGCAAGCTCTTTTGATTCTTCTTCTTTAAAACCACGACGAGTAATTGCAGGAGAACCAATACGCAAACCAGATGTTACAAATGGTGAGCGTGGATCGTTCGGTACTGAATTTTTATTTACTGTGATGTTAGCGTTGCCTAGGGCTGCGTCTGCATCTTTACCAGTGATATCTTTATCGATTAAATCAAGTAAAAATAAGTGGTTTTCAGTTTTGTCAGATACGATTTTGTAGCCGCGCTCTTGCATTACAGCAACCATTGCCTTTGCGTTTTTAACAACTTGTGTTTGGTATACTTTAAACTCTGGTTGAAGTGCTTCTTTAAATGCCACTGCTTTTGCTGCAATAACATGACATAAAGGACCGCCTTGGCCACCAGGGAAAACAGCGCTGTTAAGCTTTTTGTAGATTGCTTCGTCGCCACATGCAGAAATAATCAAACCACCACGAGGGCCTGCAAGTGTTTTATGCGTAGTTGTAGTTACAACGTGTGCATGAGGAACAGGGCTTGGGTAAACGCCTGCCGCAATTAAACCCGCAACGTGAGCCATATCAACAAACAGATAAGCACCGATTTTGTCAGCAATTTCACGGAATTTAGCCCAATCAACAATACCAGAGTACGCTGAGAAACCACCAATAATCATTTTTGGCTTGTGCTCAAGTGCTAGTGCTTCAACTTGTGCGTAATCAATTTCGCCCGTTGCTTCATCTAGTCCGTATTGGATTGCATTGTAAAGCTTACCAGAGAAGCTTACGTGAGAACCGTGAGTTAAGTGACCACCATGAGCTAAGCTCATACCTAATACAGTATCGCCAGCGTCTAATAATGCTAGAAAAACAGCAGCATTAGCTTGCGAACCAGCATGTGGCTGCACGTTAGCGTAGTCAGAACCAAATAATTCGTTAGCACGGTCAATTGCTAATTGCTCAACAACATCTACATGCTCACAACCGCCATAATAACGTTTGCCTGGGTAACCTTCTGCGTATTTGTTTGTAAGCTGTGAACCCTGCGCTTCTAGTACGCGTGGGCTACAGTAGTTTTCTGAAGCGATTAGTTCGATATGCTCTTCTTGGCGAGCAGTTTCTTTGGTTATCGCGTCAAATAACTCTGGATCAAAATCCGAAATATTCATGCTACGTTCTAACATTGGGGTCTCCTAGGGCAACGTGTATGGTGTTTTTTAGAGGCTTTATTGTACGCTTTAAACGACTCTTTGCCTACGCTCTTAAGTTGAGGATATTTAAACAGGGATTGAAACTATTTCACAGCTCTTTTAAGATGATATTTTTTTATAAAGCCATAATAATTTTAAATGAATTATATTTACTACATTTAATTAGTAAATATAACTAAGTGTATTCATCCGTATAAAGTTATAAAAAAAGCGGCTCAAGCCGCTTTTCCTTTTAATTTAACTTAGCCTAATTTAGCGAGCATTTCGGTACGTAACTCGTCGTAATCGGCGTTCATATCGCTTGCTAGGCATGGTTTTGCTAGTGCATCAGCAAGTGGTTTTGGCATACCTAATTCAATATTTAGAATACCCTCTACGCTTTCTTTAAACTTAGCAGGATGAGCTGTCGCTAAAAAGATACCCGCTGTACCAGGTGCACGATTTTCAACAAGACCTTGGTAAGCAATAGCAGTATGAGGCTCTGCAACATAGCCCGTTTGTTGAATTTTTTTCATCACGGCTTGCGTGTCTTGCTCGTTTACGCTTGTTGAATAAAAATTATCGTAGCTAAACCAGTTATTATCTAACATTGTTTGTACACGCGGCCAATTGTTTGGCTTACTTACATCCATCGCATTTGAAAGCGACTCAAGCGTTGCGTTTGGCGTCCAGTTTTTATCAAGCATAAAGCGCGGCACAGTATCATTTTGATTTGTTGTTGCGCTTAATTTACCTACAGGTAAACCAATAACCGCACCAATCATTGCGGCGCACACATTACCAAAGTTACCACTAGGTACTGATATATGTGCTGTTGCGCGTTTTTCTTTTGGTAGCAGTGCAATCGCTTCAAAGTAGTAACAAACCTGAGCAACTAAACGGCTAATATTAATTGAATTAGCTGAGTTAAGCCCAAGTGTTGATTTAACTTCTTCATCTAAAAAGGCATTTTTAACTAGCTCTTGGCAATCATCAAAGCTGCCCTCGACTGCATAACAATGAATATTGTTACCTAGCGTAGTAAATAGCTTTTGCTGAGCAAGTGAAATTTTGCCTTTAGGGTATAAAATAACAACATCGATATTTGGTTTATTGTAAAAAGCATGCGCAACGGCTGCACCGGTATCGCCCGATGTTGCTGTTAAAATAGTTACTTTCTCGTCTTTGTTAAACTGCGTTAAACACTCTGCCATAAAGCGACCACCAAAGTCTTTAAACGCAAGTGTAGGACCATGAAACAGCTCTAAACAGTATGTGTTCTCTTCAATTTCCACCAGCTTAACTGGAAAGTTAAATGCATTTTTAACCATTTTTGCCACAGTATCGCTTGGTAGCTCATCACCAATTAGGTGCGATAATATTTTGCCGCTGCGCGTAACAAAGTCCATATCAAGCAATGCATCAACATCGGACAGTGGGGCCAGTGATTCTGGGAAAAATACACCTTGGTTACGACCCAAACCTGTTTTTACGGCTTCAACGAACGACACTTTTTGTGAGCTATCTTTTAAATTATGTAATTGCATGACTACCTATCCTATAAAACTGTTAATTGACGCGTGCCGTCGTTATCTAATTTACAAATGTGGCAAAAGCCTTGCTCGTTAATGTAATTGGTTTCTAACCACTGCGCGCATTGCTGTGCAGCTTCAAGTGTTTTACATACGCTAAACAAGGTGGGTCCGGCGCCCGAAATACTGACTATTTCAGCGCCCAGCGCTGGCAAGCTTGCTTTGGCTTCACTAAAGCCTTTTATAAGCGGTGCGCGGTAATGTTCTGCTATTTCATCTTTCATTATGCTTAGCGCATCGTCAAAACGGCTAGTTAACAGTAAGCTACTAAATGCCGACAAACGCTGAGCAAACTCAACACTTGCATGCATGCTCAACTCTTTTGGTAAAACAGAACGCGCTTTTGCTGTATTTAGCGAAAAACCAGGAAATGCAGCTACGTAATACCAGTTTTCATCAACCGGCAGTGCAATCGATTTATCAGGAATTAAATCACCCGTTAGCTGCAAACCACCTAAATAACATGGCGTAATGTTGTCGTAATGGCGACCACCGCTTACCACAGCTTCAAAGTCAGCCATAAGCTCAATTAGCTCAACCTGGCTTAAATTAGTTTGTGCAAACTTATCAAGGGCAGCAAAGGTAGCCACTACCGAACACGCACTAGAGCCAAGCCCTGAGCCAATTGGTAAGTTCTTTTTAAGCTCGAGCTTTACGCTTGGCATAGTAGGCGCAACATGCGCTCTAAAATGCACTAAACACTGGTACGCTAAATTTTCATTAGCATCACTGGGTAACTTGTGAGCGTACTCGCCTGTGCAAATAAATTCGTCGCTT of Pseudoalteromonas arctica A 37-1-2 contains these proteins:
- the nrdR gene encoding transcriptional regulator NrdR; this encodes MHCPFCTAKDTKVIDSRLVGGGHQVRRRRECNDCHERFTTFEGAELVMPRVIKQDGSREPFNEDKLLNGLNRALEKRPVSTEQVDEVVNIIKSQLRATGEREISSHLVGECIMEALKKLDKVAYVRFASVYRSFEDIREFGEEIARLGE
- the glyA gene encoding serine hydroxymethyltransferase produces the protein MLERSMNISDFDPELFDAITKETARQEEHIELIASENYCSPRVLEAQGSQLTNKYAEGYPGKRYYGGCEHVDVVEQLAIDRANELFGSDYANVQPHAGSQANAAVFLALLDAGDTVLGMSLAHGGHLTHGSHVSFSGKLYNAIQYGLDEATGEIDYAQVEALALEHKPKMIIGGFSAYSGIVDWAKFREIADKIGAYLFVDMAHVAGLIAAGVYPSPVPHAHVVTTTTHKTLAGPRGGLIISACGDEAIYKKLNSAVFPGGQGGPLCHVIAAKAVAFKEALQPEFKVYQTQVVKNAKAMVAVMQERGYKIVSDKTENHLFLLDLIDKDITGKDADAALGNANITVNKNSVPNDPRSPFVTSGLRIGSPAITRRGFKEEESKELAGWICDVLDNITDESVQVQVKEKVKAICAKLPVYA
- the ribBA gene encoding bifunctional 3,4-dihydroxy-2-butanone-4-phosphate synthase/GTP cyclohydrolase II, whose product is MNLHSAQEIIDDIKAGKMVILMDDEDRENEGDLIIAAEHISAQAINFMATHGRGLICLTMTQERCEQLDLPLMVKNNGAAFSTNFTMSIEASKGVTTGISAADRARTVQAAIAKGAVPSDIVQPGHIFPIMAQPGGVLTRAGHTEAGCDLARLAGLEASSVIVEILNADGTMARRPDLEVFAKEHDIKIGTIADLIEYRNLNETTIEQVAKCKLPTIHGEFDLVTYKDTIDGQLHYVLLKGDIKEQEPTNVRVHLQSTFNDILLSDRSADRSWGLSEAMAYIAKNEGALVILGKQESTEELEATVKAFAAADAGESVTPRKFKGTSRTVGVGSQILADLGIKQMRLMSRPKKYHALSGFHLEVVDYVEPQ
- the thrB gene encoding homoserine kinase; its protein translation is MIEVYAPASIGNFAVGFDALGAALAPIDGSLLGDVAVVSAAPSDEFICTGEYAHKLPSDANENLAYQCLVHFRAHVAPTMPSVKLELKKNLPIGSGLGSSACSVVATFAALDKFAQTNLSQVELIELMADFEAVVSGGRHYDNITPCYLGGLQLTGDLIPDKSIALPVDENWYYVAAFPGFSLNTAKARSVLPKELSMHASVEFAQRLSAFSSLLLTSRFDDALSIMKDEIAEHYRAPLIKGFSEAKASLPALGAEIVSISGAGPTLFSVCKTLEAAQQCAQWLETNYINEQGFCHICKLDNDGTRQLTVL
- the ribD gene encoding bifunctional diaminohydroxyphosphoribosylaminopyrimidine deaminase/5-amino-6-(5-phosphoribosylamino)uracil reductase RibD; its protein translation is MLNQVPFTEHDEMYMARAIELAKKGRFTTTPNPNVGCVLVKNNQIIGEGFHQLAGQGHAEVNALAIAGNSAQGATAYVTLEPCSHYGRTPPCAEGLKKAGVVKVIAAMVDTNPQVAGKGLKILSDAGIEVAYGLLESQARALNVGFFKRMEQGLPYVTCKMAASIDGKTALKNGQSKWITSPAARQDVQLYRAQSCAILTGADTVLVDDAKLNVRLSELPCTLPTDLPLRQPVRVIIDSQNRLTPNLALFKIQGDVIIFTTKVDKSLQWPHFVKHIEVSESNGKVDLQAVLEKLGQLQFNNVWLESGATLAGKMTELDLVDEFVFYLAPKLMGHDAKSLVNFPELTSMQNTVDLTFNECARIGDDLRITALKTH
- a CDS encoding riboflavin synthase — translated: MFTGIIEATGKIALLQKKQGDLAIRIQSADLDMEDVKLGDSIATNGVCLTVVDKHIDGFSADLSNETIGLTGFAHYVLGQTVNLEKAMQPVSRLGGHLVSGHVDGIATITSITANARATEYWLTTEENLMKYIPYKGSVCIDGISLTVNAVEGNKFKLTIVPHTSEQTTIAHFKVGTQVNLEVDQIARYLERLIKGAEQPTGSDISMSLLAKAGFIK
- the thrC gene encoding threonine synthase — its product is MQLHNLKDSSQKVSFVEAVKTGLGRNQGVFFPESLAPLSDVDALLDMDFVTRSGKILSHLIGDELPSDTVAKMVKNAFNFPVKLVEIEENTYCLELFHGPTLAFKDFGGRFMAECLTQFNKDEKVTILTATSGDTGAAVAHAFYNKPNIDVVILYPKGKISLAQQKLFTTLGNNIHCYAVEGSFDDCQELVKNAFLDEEVKSTLGLNSANSINISRLVAQVCYYFEAIALLPKEKRATAHISVPSGNFGNVCAAMIGAVIGLPVGKLSATTNQNDTVPRFMLDKNWTPNATLESLSNAMDVSKPNNWPRVQTMLDNNWFSYDNFYSTSVNEQDTQAVMKKIQQTGYVAEPHTAIAYQGLVENRAPGTAGIFLATAHPAKFKESVEGILNIELGMPKPLADALAKPCLASDMNADYDELRTEMLAKLG